In Caldivirga sp., the following proteins share a genomic window:
- a CDS encoding 8-oxo-dGTP diphosphatase, whose translation MIFLETLLYIIKDGKVLLIRKKRGLGSGYFNGVGGKVESNEDIYNAAIRECIEEIGVKPRELKWMGLLEFWNYDNGNVESIHFVHVFTANDYEGELRESDEAEPIWFNVGEIPFNSMWEDDSLWLPIILSGRRVYGRFIFNGWKMINHEVHPICI comes from the coding sequence ATGATATTTCTTGAGACGCTACTGTACATAATTAAGGATGGTAAAGTATTGCTAATAAGGAAGAAGAGGGGGTTAGGTAGCGGTTACTTTAATGGAGTTGGTGGTAAGGTTGAGAGTAATGAGGACATTTATAACGCAGCCATTAGGGAATGCATTGAGGAGATTGGGGTTAAGCCAAGGGAATTGAAGTGGATGGGGCTACTTGAGTTCTGGAACTACGATAATGGTAACGTTGAGTCAATTCACTTCGTCCACGTGTTCACAGCAAATGATTACGAGGGTGAGCTAAGGGAAAGCGATGAGGCTGAACCAATATGGTTTAATGTGGGTGAAATACCGTTTAATTCAATGTGGGAGGATGATTCCCTTTGGCTACCTATAATTCTAAGTGGACGGAGGGTGTACGGTAGGTTTATCTTCAATGGATGGAAAATGATCAACCAT